AAAAACTCTTCATCTCCGTCAATTAAAGATACGGCTTGGAATTTGTTTTCGTCTAAATTAAACGAAAGAACGATTTCTTTGTTTTGGATTTGGGATAAATCATATACGGATTTTATAGTTTGGGATATTTTTTCGATTTGTCTTTCTTTTTCTAACTTCGATTTGTGAATACCGATATTAGGCAAAACAAGCGACAAAATTATGCCGATAACCAAAATAACAAGAGACAATTCAATAAGGGTAAACCCCCCTTGGATTGCTGAATGTAGATTGCCCCCGAGAAATCTGAAAGATTTCCGGGACTTTGGTCCTTGAAATTCCATAGAATTTCTAAGGGAGATTGCGGATTTAAAACCAACATGTCGCACTTTTATTTTTTTCTTTATTTCTATATTCCAAAATCCGAATTCTGAAATCCGCAATCGTTTACTCCATATCCCAAGAGTAGATATCCTCATCAAAGCCTTCTCCGCCTTCTTTTCCGTCTCTTCCCAAGGATATTATATCGAATTCGCCGTATAAGCCCGGACTTAAATAAATAAATGGATTAACCCATGCGTCCAAAGGAACTTTGCCTTTTTCCAAATACCCACCCTCATCATAACTTGTCGGTATTTTTCCTACTGTCGGTTTTTCCACAAGAGCTTTTAAGCCCTGTTCTGTGGAGGGATAAAAACCACAGTCTAACTTAAACAGTTTCAATGTTTGTTCTAAATTTCTTATTTGGGTTCTTGTTTGAGTTACCTTTGCCTTTTCGTATTGAACCATTATTCTTGGAGACACAATCGCTACTAACAATCCAATTATGACAACTACTACCATTATTTCAATAAGGGTAAAACCAGATTGGTAATTTTTATTTTTCATCATCATTTCCTCCCTGCAATTATCATTCTATCAATGCCACTATAATCCTTTTTTACGATTATGTCTTCAAAAACTTTTTTATTTCGCACAATATTTTTCACGAATTCTCCTTGCCCCTGCCCTATTTCCATTATCAGATAACCGCCTTTCTTTAAAAGGAATTTGCCTGCATCAGCCAAAGGTTCATAAAAATGCAATCCATCTGCGCCGCCGTCTAAAGCTTTTTGCGGCTCATAAGACAAATCAACAGCTAAATCGTTTAACTGCACGCTTCTAACATAAGGAGGATTGCTTGCCAAAAAATCTATTTTGCCTTTCCACTTTTCATTTTTGAAATAATCCCATAAGTTACAATTGATAAAAGAAACCGATTTTTCTAAATTCAACAGTTTTCTATTTTCACGGGCAACTTTAATGGCTTTAGATGAAATATCGGTAGCATATATATGAAAATTGCGATTATATTTAGCCAATGACAAAGCTATATTACCGCAACCTGTTCCAATATCCAGCCCAACATAAGCGCTATCGTCTGCTTGAGGGAAAAGGGTTAAGACTTCTTCCACTAAATGTTCCGTTTCGGGGCGTGGGATAAGCACATTTTTATTTACCATAAAATTCAATGACATAAATTCTCTTTTTCCCATAATATAAGCCGAAGGATAATGTCGTACTCTTTCTTCTACCATAGATGAGAATCTTTTAAAAACAACTTCAGGACATTGCATAGATAAATTGGAATATATATAGCTTTTTTCTTTAACAAGAACATGCGACAAAAAAGCCAAAACGTCGACGTGGGCATCTTGTATGCCGGCCGCTTTTATTGATTCAATACCCCAGGATAAGGCTTTTTGTAGTTTCATTTTATTTGTCCCAAAGCTCCGATATAATCTCAAAGTTCGGGATTATCCGAAGAGTCCGTATACTCCACTTTTTTCCGCAGGGGTAAACTCCACTTTTGTCATTCCTGCATGTTGTAAGCAGGAATCCATTCTTTCGTCATAAATAGATTCGTCCCCAAGTGTTTTTATTGGGGATAAAAGCTATTCGGGAATGACACACAACACCGAAATACAATTGAAATACATAGATATATATTGAGATATATTGCCAAACTACTTTTCTTCTAAATTTTCTTTTAAAACTTGGGTTAATATTTCCAGTTTACCGTCTAAAATGTCTTTTAATCTATGAAAGGTTTTATTAATTCTATGGTCTGTGATTCTTGCTTGAGGGAAATTATATGTTCTTATCTTATCGCTTCTTTCTCCGCCTTTTATCTGGCTTTTCCTCTGTTCGCATATTTCTTCTGTCTGTTTCTCTGTATAGAATTTGATAAGCTTTGCTTTAAGCACTCTCAAAGCTTTTTCTTTATTCTGATGCTGAGATTTTTGGTCTTGACATTGAACTCTTGTACCTGAGGGTTTATGCACAATACGAATCGCAGAAGACGTTTTGTTCACATGTTGTCCGCCGGGACCGGAAGCTCTAAATGTTCCTA
The nucleotide sequence above comes from bacterium. Encoded proteins:
- a CDS encoding type II secretion system protein: MRISTLGIWSKRLRISEFGFWNIEIKKKIKVRHVGFKSAISLRNSMEFQGPKSRKSFRFLGGNLHSAIQGGFTLIELSLVILVIGIILSLVLPNIGIHKSKLEKERQIEKISQTIKSVYDLSQIQNKEIVLSFNLDENKFQAVSLIDGDEEFLLPEKKLGSALKIKDIVNFKGDKITEGTIFLIFNPAGFVEPATIHFIDSDSKFYTLFINPLTGQSRVENGYWEEEMI
- the gspG gene encoding type II secretion system major pseudopilin GspG — encoded protein: MMKNKNYQSGFTLIEIMVVVVIIGLLVAIVSPRIMVQYEKAKVTQTRTQIRNLEQTLKLFKLDCGFYPSTEQGLKALVEKPTVGKIPTSYDEGGYLEKGKVPLDAWVNPFIYLSPGLYGEFDIISLGRDGKEGGEGFDEDIYSWDME
- the prmC gene encoding peptide chain release factor N(5)-glutamine methyltransferase, which gives rise to MKLQKALSWGIESIKAAGIQDAHVDVLAFLSHVLVKEKSYIYSNLSMQCPEVVFKRFSSMVEERVRHYPSAYIMGKREFMSLNFMVNKNVLIPRPETEHLVEEVLTLFPQADDSAYVGLDIGTGCGNIALSLAKYNRNFHIYATDISSKAIKVARENRKLLNLEKSVSFINCNLWDYFKNEKWKGKIDFLASNPPYVRSVQLNDLAVDLSYEPQKALDGGADGLHFYEPLADAGKFLLKKGGYLIMEIGQGQGEFVKNIVRNKKVFEDIIVKKDYSGIDRMIIAGRK